The genomic DNA GGGTAATTCGTCCCACACGCGCATGAGCACGACTTCACGCTGAGCTTGAGTCAGTGCGGAAAGTGCTTTTTTGACGCGCTCAGCTACTTCTTCTTTTTTTAATTCATCGATGAAATTTTTTTCATCCGCCAAGTCAAAAACATTTTCAATATTGTCTTGGGGTTTAAGTTCGCGATAATGATCGCAAATTGTATTGCGTGCGATTTTGTAAATCCAGGATTTGAAAGAGCCTTTGTCCAAGTCGAAGGATTCCCATTTTTCTAATGCTTTTAAAAACGTTTGGCTGGTGAGATCTTCGGCCGTGGCCCTGTCTTGCGTTCGATAATAAATGAACGCGTAGATTTTTTGAGCAAACTCTTCGTAGCGTTTTGTGAAGGTTTGGGAATCGGACATAAGGATGAATTAATGGATCCACATAAGAATACGGAAAAAGTGGGAAAAAGTAACGCGGGCAAGAAAATTATAACAAGCGGGAGGAAAGAATTTTTATTTACACGGGGGCGCGAAGCTTTTTTCGGATATGCCCATCAAGTCGTTCGCGCTAACATGTACGCGCTTCACGACAAATTGGAGATCATGATCTCCAATTTGGATGGGAAATATCCTCAAAAATCCCCGCGCCCCCGTGCTCTTTAAATACCCCCTTACTTATTAAAGATTCTACAACGAAAGGTTGCGTAATTTCGTTAACTATTATAGTAATAGAACTCGACTGGGTTTGTTCACAATTCGGATTTTTTATTCAAAATTAAACATTTATGGCCAAAAATTTTGTCATTGTAGAGTCTCCTGCTAAGGCAAAAACCATTGAGCGTTTTTTAGGGAAAGACTATGAAGTTATGGCTTCTATGGGTCATGTGCGTGATTTGCCGAAATCGAAATTGGGCATTGATACCGAAGGTGATTTTGAACCTACTTATATTGTGCCGCAGGATAAACGAAAGACCATTACCTCGCTCAAAAGTCACATTCATTCCGACACCACGGTATGGATCGCAACCGATCAAGACCGCGAAGGAGAAGCCATTGGTTGGCATTTGGTGCAGGCGCTTAAATTGGGTGCCGGCAAGCAAAAAGTGCATCGTATTGTTTTTCATGAAATTACAAAATCCGCGATTTTGGAGGCTGTGGCTGCTCCGCGCGAACTCGATGAAAATTTAATCAATGCGCAACAAGCGCGTCGTGTGTTGGATCGTTTGGTGGGGTATGAATTATCTCCGTTGTTGTGGAAAAAAGTGCGTTACGGGTTGTCTGCCGGTCGTGTGCAAAGCGTGGCCGTACGTTTGGTGGTGGATCGTGAACGCGAACGTCGCGCGTTTAAGGCTGAGGAATATTGGGAAATTTCGGCCGAGTTTTCTCCTGAAAAAGATAAAAAAGTAAAATTCACCGCTAAATTAAATAAAAAAGATGGAAAAACATTTGATCTTTCCAATGAAAAAGATTCCAAGCAGGTCTTAAAAGACCTTGAAGGAGCCAAATATCAAGTGCTTTCCGTGGAAGAAAAAGAAGTGCGAAAAAATCCTTCGCCTCCGTTTACGACCTCTACGTTGCAACAAGAGGCGGCGCGAAAATTGCACATGTCGGTGAAGAAAACCATGGTCGTGGCTCAGCAACTTTATGAAGGAGTGGATGTGGGAAATGGGCCGCATGGTTTGATCACCTACATGCGTACCGATTCCGTGAATTTGTCGCAACAAGCGTTGGGCGCGATTAAGAATTTTATTACCAAAGAATTTGGCAAGGAATATGCGCTGGCTGAGCCGCGTTTTTATAAGAGCAAAAAAGGCGCGCAAGAGGCGCATGAAGCCATTCGCCCCGTGGATGTTACTCTGACGCCGGAACAAGTGAAGCCTCATTTAGATCGAGACCAATATCGTTTGTATGAATTGATTTGGAAGCGCACGATCGCGTGCCAAATGGAGGCTGCGGTTTTTGATCGCATGACCATTGATATTCAGGATCAAACGAATCATTACGAATTCCGTGCCACCGGACAACGCGTTCGTTTTTCCGGATTTATTCGTGTGTATGTGGAAGGTCGCGATGAGCCGTCCGTGGAAGACAATAATGATGAAGCGATTCTTCCCGCACTCAAGCAAGGCGATGGGATTTTGTTGTATGAATTGATTCCCACTCAACATTTTACCGAACCGCCGCCGCGTTATACGGAAGCCAGTTTGGTGAAAAAATTGGAAGCTGAAGGGATTGGTCGTCCGAGTACCTATGCGCCAACCATCACCACGATTTTGAGTCGTGAGTATGTGAAAAAAGAGGCCACAGCCTTGGTCCCAACCGATGTGGGTGAGGTGGTGACCGATGTTTTGGTGAAAAATTTTCCTGAAATTGTGGACATTGGGTTCACGGCAAAAATGGAGGAAGGCCTCGATCGTATTGCGGAAGAAGGGGAAAATTGGAGGGAGTTTTTGAAGGCGTTTTATAAGCCCTTTCATTTGAATATTCAAGAAAAAACCGAGAGTTTAAAAAAGGAAGATGTGGTCACGGAGAAAACCGAGGAAGTGTGCGAGAAATGCGGCAAACCCATGGTGGTGAAGCTGGGCCGTTTTGGGAAATTTTTATCGTGCAGTAATTATCCCAAGTGTAAAAATGCAAAACCCATGGCCGAGGATAAGGAAAAAACCAAAGCATTCGAGGAACTTCAGAAAAAATTGGGAGGGAAGGAATGTCCCAAATGCGGCAGTCCGATGGAAGTGAAACGTGGGAAATATGGGGAATTTTTAGGGTGCACCGGATATCCCAAGTGTCACCACATGCAATCCATTGTTAAATTTGCCGGAGTTCATTGTCCGGAATGTAAAGACGGACAACTCGCGGAACGACGCACGCGTAAGGGAGGCAAGCTTTTTTACGGGTGCAACAAGTTTCCCAAATGCAAATTTGCAACATGGGACAAGCCGGTTGAGCAAAAATGTGAAAAATGCGGAGGCTTGATGGTGCAAAAAGGAGAAAACATCACGTGTGTGTCATGCAAAGCTTAGAGTTTAAGATGGGCACTGTATGGTTCGAGGTAGAAAGAATGCGGGGATAGGACACTCCGCTTCGCTGCGTGTCTGCTCACCATGACAGCGTAACCGAGCTAAAAGCATTGCACTTTTAACCTTAAAAGGGTATACTTAGAGGAAGGTTTTACAAAACTTAAACAAAAATATATGGCTAAAAAGCTTTTTCTTCTGGCGTCCGGCATTCTTTTGAGTGTTGTTTTTACGTGGAGTTTTCCGTCTTCTCAAGGAGTGCTTCCCGTTCGTGCCGATTCTCCTTGTAATTTGCTTTCCGGGGTTTCCGGGTATGCATCCTATCCGGATTCAGGGGTTATGGATTTTGATTATGCGGATTATGTTGAAGGGGAAACTCGAGATGTTGATGGAGCATTGATTCCGGATGATTATAAAACGTGCGTAAATTATACCGATCAAACCGTGAGCGGTTATGCTTGGAATAATAATTGGGGATGGTTGCAAATGGATTGGACGGTTACGCCCGGAGGATCGGGCCAGCCCGAACTTGATGCGGAAAGCGGTTTTTGGAAAGGATATGCCTGGAGCGATCACATTGGTTGGGTTTGGTTTGATTGGTCTTGTGATGGTGTTCCGGGTGCCTGTGATGATTCTTTGCATGTCCATGTTGATGAAACCGAGAATTTAACCGGTTATGCTTGGAACGATAGCGTTGGATGGATTGATTTTGGGCATGGTAGCGTGACCGTTGTGCCTGACGATATTACGGTTGCTCTTTTTGTTGAATTGACCCCGAATCCTTTGAAAGCTACCAAATATGGGGAGAATGGAGTAAAGGCGCCTCTCGCCTCAGGGAAAGACGGAGACGAATATGTGGTGAAAGTGTCTTTGGCGGATCCTGATGGTAATGATTTGGATGATACAAATTATGGAGTAGAGATTGAGGTTACGGCCACGGAGGATTCCATGATGTGTTTTGAGCAATTGAAAAATGATTGCGTAGATGATCCCACAGAAGCTGTTGTTTTTTCCGATGTTGCCGTTTACAACTCCGAAACTCATGCATGGGAACTTCGAATTCGTTCTTTTGTGCCCACCTCTAACATGAACGGGTATGATCAAAATGGAGACGGAGTGATTGATTATTATTTTGACGTGGATCCAGCGGACCCCACAGGGCTAACGCCTTCGGATTCGGTGAATCAATTTGTTTTGGAATCCATCTTTTTGACGGTGACGCCAAAACCGGGAAATGCGGAAGTGATTATTCCCGAGAATGGTACGCTTTTTAATTTAACCGATAGCTTGGACGGAGCTCCGTATGCTCTTAAATTTGCTCCGGCCATTGAGGTGACCAACTTGGAGCGGGTTCAAACAGATGGGTCTTATATCCCTTATCTTTTAAGTGCGCCAACGATTGAGCAAAATTTTCAAGGGTTGGTGGTGCAATGGAGAGATTTTCTTTCGGCACAGTTGCCTGAATTTAAAGTGATTGCGCAGTTGAGCGTGGAGGCCATAGATATTGAAGGAGTTTTTATGAATTCTTTTTTATTTGATCGAGACGATGACGGGAAATATGAAGATCCCGCGGTCGTAATGGGTTCGACTTCCAATGACAGCAAGCAAGTTGTTAATGAGTATTCTATCGTGGACCATACCAATAATTGTGGAAATTTGGATGGGTTTGAATCTCATGCTTTTCGTGAAGTTCCCGTGAAATGCGTGGTCGGAAATTGGTTTTTCTTATTGGGGGAAGGCGCTCCGGATGATATGACAGAGAAAGGATATGCCATTGAACATGGGATGATCACTCCTCCTCCCGTCGGTGAGGATGGCGGTGCTTTGGAAACGACTCCGACTTCTCCTTCGTATACCACTTCCATTCAATATACCATTTTTAAAAATGGAAGTCCTGTTGTTGTGAACTATCGATCGAATTATTTACCGCAACCTTCTTCTCTTACGGATTATCAAGAAAATTTGGGAATTTCCGGGTCTGTGACGAGTATGACCGGAGAAGTGACCGGAGCTTCCGCGGATACCGATGTGGTTGTGATCGGAGACATTGCCACGATTACGGTTCGCAATGAACTTTTTAGGCGGTTTTCCGAATACACCAAAGGCGTCACTCCTCCCTGGAGTGGTGGCGGCAAAGCAATTGTTAAAGGAAATTTTGAAGATGATTCAGGGAAAGGCGTGGAACTTTTGGATGGAAAAATGCTTTATTATAAAGACGTGGATGAAGTGAAGATTCAAGCCGATGGATCGACTGAAAAAACCATTGTGGTCTATGGCGGGAATATTTTTATTGAAACGGATTTGACGGATGTAGGGCTCGTGGCATTTAAAGATAATGAAGGTTATGGCGGAAATATTTATATTCAAAATAATGTGATCAATCTTGAAAATATTCATATTTTTGCCGAAGGAAGTGTGTTTTCGTCTGCGGGAGGTTATGGATTTGAGGATGACCAATATACAAATTGGGGAACCTTGGATACGCGAAAAGATCTTTTGAAAAATCAATTGTATTTTAAAGGATCATTGGTTTCTCATAATACGATTTTTGGGTATCAGCCCGGAGGTACATCGATTCTTCCCAATGGAGTTGAAACAGTCGAAGATTCGGTTGCGCTTGAATATGATTTGAATCAATTGCGTGAATTCACTCAATGTTGGAAACAACTTGATCTTTCGGGTGCTCCCATAGATGACGATGAGGATGGAAGCGCATGGGATACCTATCCCACGATTCCCGATCCGGATGATGTTGAAAATTGTCCCGGAGCGCTTCGTTCGGAAAATATTCCCATGGATTCCGATTATGCGAATGTGCCGGTGTATTTTGAATACACTCCACCTCCCTCGAGTTTATCGCTTTTGGGCGAGTCGCAAGCCGGGAGTTTGAATGTTTTTGATTAAACTTGTCCCAGGCTGAGAAACAAAATAAGCGTTGCTATTAAGATTACAACACTGCTTATGATGTACACCCAAGTGAAACGCTTGAGGCTGGGATTGATTGAATAAAAACGTCGCACTTGCATGATGGCAAGCGCGCTCATCACGGTATGGGTCGTGAGAGCGATAATCAAAATGATGAGAAGAGTGAGATTCATGTGATTAAGATTTTATTTTTTAAACCATGTTTGGTCGGCTTCCGGGTATTTGGAAAAGGCGTCGGCCACGATTTTCATGACTTCTTTAAGGCGTTTTTCCGTGAGCGCCTCAAAGCGCATGGTGATGTTGGGGGTGGTGTTGGAACAACGAATAATTCCCCAAGTGTTTTCATCAAAAATAATGCGCACGCCATCGATGGTGATGCAGTCGTAGTGTTTTATGAATTCGTCGCGTAACGCATCCACAACTTGAAATTTGCGATTGTCCGGGCAAGGAACTTTTATTTCCGGGGTGGTGAAGGTGGGCGGAATTTTTTTGAAATAATCGGAAAGGGTTTTGTCGGTCGGGCCTTTTGAAAGGATAGATAAGGTTCGTAAGGCTGCGACAAACGCATCGTCGAATCCATAATAATCTTCCCCAAAAAAGAGGTGGCCACTGACTTCTCCGGCAAGGAGTGCACCGGTTTCGTGCATTTTTTGTTCAATGAAAGAGTGGCCGGTTTTGGTCATAATGGGTTCGCCGTTGTATTCTCGAATGAGGTTGGGGACAACTTGAGAGGCTTTAACATCAAAAACAATTTTGGATCCCGGGTGACGGGAGAGTAGATCTTGGGCCAAAAGAAGTAAATGCAAGTCCGCGGCGTAATGGTGCCCTTTTTCATCCACAATTCCGACTCGGTCTCCATCGCCATCGAAACCCAGACCAATGTCGTATTTTCCGGTTTTCATTTTTTCAATAAGAACTTCTAGGTTTTCTACGTCTTCCGGGTTGGCCGGATGATTGGGAAAATTTCCGTCGAGATCGCAAAACAATTCGGTTACCTCGCAGCCAAAAGCGCGAAGCAAGGCGGGTGCGTATTTCCCGGTGATGCCGTTTCCCGCGTCCACAATGACTTTGAGCGGTCGATCAATGGTGACCATTTTTTTCATATCTTCGATATATAAATCAAAAATATCGTCGCGGCTTTCAAGTTTTCCAGTTCCTCGTTTAAACGAGTTTTCTTCGATGATTTGAATGAGAAGTTGGAGTTCGTCTCCACACACGGCATGGGCATTTTTTCGGACCAATTTGATGCCGTTGTATTCTTTGGGATTGTGACTTGCGGTGATGGCAATGCCTCCATCCAAGTCGAGCTTGCACACTGCGTAATAAAGCATGGGAGAAGTGACGAGACCAATGTCTGTGATGTTACAGCCCGTGCTCAGCAGTCCTTTAATAAAAGCTTCTTTGAGTTCCGGAGTGCTTAGGCGATTGTCTCCTCCCACGGCCAGATTTTTTCCATAGTGAGTGAGGTAATAGGTACCGGTGGCTTTGCCGATGATTTCCGCGGTTTCGGGGGTGAGGTCTACGGGTTTATCAGAGGCGGGTTTGTGTGCGATGCCTCGGATGTCGTAGGCGCGAAAGATGAGAGGATTTACAAACATGAGAAAAATTAAATTATATTATGCACGGTTTAATATAGCGCATCTCTATGAAGAAACTCTAAACATTTTTTACGTTTTTTTGTAAAAATTTTGCTACCGCAGGAGGAAGAAACGATTGCCATTTTTTATTTTTTTCGAGCGCGTTTCGGACTTGAGTGGCGGTGATGCCTTTGAGTATTTTTACGGGTATAATTTTGTATTTTTTATGTTTTTTAAAAAGTTTTTTTACGAGGGGAGAGCCGGTGTAAATGCAGTCAAAGGGAGGGACAAGATTCTCGACGTGCTTTACCCAATGGCCGGGATTGTTGATGTCGCGAATGGGGATGAGAGTGTATTTTTTACGGGGGATTTTTTCAGCGTCGAGGGTGGAGGAGATCATGCTCCAGCGTTCACTTGCAGTGAAGGGATTTTGCGAAGTTCGGCTTTCTTCCGCGCTTCCAATGCCGATGATTAAAAAATCATGGTTTTGAAGAATGGTTTTAACCACGCTCAAATGTCCGAGATGAAAGGGTTGGAATCGGCCGATGAAAAGGGCGGTGGACATATAAAAATTTATAAATTTAGGCAAGGAGGCATTTCTCGTTTGTGTGCGTTGGCCTTGATGCGTTTGATGATTTGTTCAATGAGCGCGCGGGGGTATCCGGCTTCAATCAATTCTTCGGGTTTGTTTTTGCGTTGAAGTTTTTTGAGAATTTCATCGAGGACGCGGTAGGTGGCCCCGAGTTCCCCTTCGTCGGTTTGACCGGTTTCAAGTTCGGCGGTGGGCTTTTTTTCAATGATGGCTTGGGGGATACCGAGATATTCGGCGAGAGCGTAGACTTGGGTTTTATAAAGATTTCCGATGACCTCAATGTCTGCGGCAAGATCTCCGTATTTGGTTCCATATCCCAGCAAGATTTCACTTTTATTCGAAGTGCCGAGCACAAGCGCATTGTGCGTGTTGGCGAAATTGTAGAGAAAAATTGCACGAATACGTGCTTTGGTGTTCATTTTTGCGAGGCGAGTGGGTTTCCATGGTGCAATATTGAAATCTATAAATGTTGAGTTGATGGGTTGATAATAATATTTAACTTCAAGGGTTTCGGCGAGGCGTTTGGCGTGAATGATGTTTTCTTCGGAGCTGAGGCCCAATTCAGGCAAGATAAGGCCTGTTACATTGGCGGAACCCAGCGCGTCCACCGCCAGTTTTAGGGTGACGGCGGAGTCGATCCCTCCACTCAGCCCAACCACGGCTTTGTGAAATCCGGCCTTTTTAAAATAACTGCGCAGGCCTTTGATGAGATTTTTATAGGTTTTTTCCATGTTATCTAGTTTTAAATTGATGCCTGGTACTGCGGTCGAGTTCGCGTTTTTTGATACTTTCGCGTTTGTCGAATTTTTTCTTTCCTCGGCAGAGTCCGATCACGATTTTGATGCGATGATCCTTAACAATGGCCTTGAGTGGGATCACTGTCATCCCGGCTTCCTCCGACTGGTTGATTATTTTAAGGATTTGTTTTTTTTGAAGCAAGAGTTTTAATCTGCGTTGGCCACTTTCTTCGGGTTGATTTTTGGGTTGGTATGGCGAAATCAGGACATTTTCCATCCAGGCTTCTTCGTTTCGAAAAGAAATAAATCCGCCTTTGAGTTGCATTTTTCCGGCACGAATCGATTTGGCTTCGTACCCTTTTAAAACAATGCCGGCGTCGTAGGTGTCCACGACCTCGTAGTCAAAGTAGGCTTTTTTATTTTTTGTGAGTTCTATATCCATATAACACTTTTAACAAAGCCGCTTTATGATAGCATGAATTTATGTCACGTAAGAAACTTCACCATTTTGCGGAGATGAAAAGTTTCCCGCATGTGTATGAGCAAAATTACTCATCGGGGCAACAGCGGATGACGGTGGATTTTCCCGATCATTTCAATAATGGACATCCGATCGTGTTGGAAGTGGGGTGCGGGCGAGGGGATTATACGATGGCTTTGGCGCGTGCTTTTCCCGAGAAAAA from Candidatus Gracilibacteria bacterium includes the following:
- the topA gene encoding type I DNA topoisomerase, whose product is MAKNFVIVESPAKAKTIERFLGKDYEVMASMGHVRDLPKSKLGIDTEGDFEPTYIVPQDKRKTITSLKSHIHSDTTVWIATDQDREGEAIGWHLVQALKLGAGKQKVHRIVFHEITKSAILEAVAAPRELDENLINAQQARRVLDRLVGYELSPLLWKKVRYGLSAGRVQSVAVRLVVDRERERRAFKAEEYWEISAEFSPEKDKKVKFTAKLNKKDGKTFDLSNEKDSKQVLKDLEGAKYQVLSVEEKEVRKNPSPPFTTSTLQQEAARKLHMSVKKTMVVAQQLYEGVDVGNGPHGLITYMRTDSVNLSQQALGAIKNFITKEFGKEYALAEPRFYKSKKGAQEAHEAIRPVDVTLTPEQVKPHLDRDQYRLYELIWKRTIACQMEAAVFDRMTIDIQDQTNHYEFRATGQRVRFSGFIRVYVEGRDEPSVEDNNDEAILPALKQGDGILLYELIPTQHFTEPPPRYTEASLVKKLEAEGIGRPSTYAPTITTILSREYVKKEATALVPTDVGEVVTDVLVKNFPEIVDIGFTAKMEEGLDRIAEEGENWREFLKAFYKPFHLNIQEKTESLKKEDVVTEKTEEVCEKCGKPMVVKLGRFGKFLSCSNYPKCKNAKPMAEDKEKTKAFEELQKKLGGKECPKCGSPMEVKRGKYGEFLGCTGYPKCHHMQSIVKFAGVHCPECKDGQLAERRTRKGGKLFYGCNKFPKCKFATWDKPVEQKCEKCGGLMVQKGENITCVSCKA
- a CDS encoding phosphomannomutase/phosphoglucomutase, whose translation is MFVNPLIFRAYDIRGIAHKPASDKPVDLTPETAEIIGKATGTYYLTHYGKNLAVGGDNRLSTPELKEAFIKGLLSTGCNITDIGLVTSPMLYYAVCKLDLDGGIAITASHNPKEYNGIKLVRKNAHAVCGDELQLLIQIIEENSFKRGTGKLESRDDIFDLYIEDMKKMVTIDRPLKVIVDAGNGITGKYAPALLRAFGCEVTELFCDLDGNFPNHPANPEDVENLEVLIEKMKTGKYDIGLGFDGDGDRVGIVDEKGHHYAADLHLLLLAQDLLSRHPGSKIVFDVKASQVVPNLIREYNGEPIMTKTGHSFIEQKMHETGALLAGEVSGHLFFGEDYYGFDDAFVAALRTLSILSKGPTDKTLSDYFKKIPPTFTTPEIKVPCPDNRKFQVVDALRDEFIKHYDCITIDGVRIIFDENTWGIIRCSNTTPNITMRFEALTEKRLKEVMKIVADAFSKYPEADQTWFKK
- a CDS encoding NAD+ synthase, translating into MEKTYKNLIKGLRSYFKKAGFHKAVVGLSGGIDSAVTLKLAVDALGSANVTGLILPELGLSSEENIIHAKRLAETLEVKYYYQPINSTFIDFNIAPWKPTRLAKMNTKARIRAIFLYNFANTHNALVLGTSNKSEILLGYGTKYGDLAADIEVIGNLYKTQVYALAEYLGIPQAIIEKKPTAELETGQTDEGELGATYRVLDEILKKLQRKNKPEELIEAGYPRALIEQIIKRIKANAHKREMPPCLNL
- a CDS encoding nicotinamide-nucleotide adenylyltransferase, encoding MSTALFIGRFQPFHLGHLSVVKTILQNHDFLIIGIGSAEESRTSQNPFTASERWSMISSTLDAEKIPRKKYTLIPIRDINNPGHWVKHVENLVPPFDCIYTGSPLVKKLFKKHKKYKIIPVKILKGITATQVRNALEKNKKWQSFLPPAVAKFLQKNVKNV
- a CDS encoding RNA polymerase sigma factor — encoded protein: MSDSQTFTKRYEEFAQKIYAFIYYRTQDRATAEDLTSQTFLKALEKWESFDLDKGSFKSWIYKIARNTICDHYRELKPQDNIENVFDLADEKNFIDELKKEEVAERVKKALSALTQAQREVVLMRVWDELPYKEISIVLGKTEASLKMAFKRALIDLQKQLIVMTALLAFFIFTHF
- the smpB gene encoding SsrA-binding protein SmpB; translation: MDIELTKNKKAYFDYEVVDTYDAGIVLKGYEAKSIRAGKMQLKGGFISFRNEEAWMENVLISPYQPKNQPEESGQRRLKLLLQKKQILKIINQSEEAGMTVIPLKAIVKDHRIKIVIGLCRGKKKFDKRESIKKRELDRSTRHQFKTR